In a single window of the Microscilla marina ATCC 23134 genome:
- a CDS encoding SET domain-containing protein-lysine N-methyltransferase: MNIINNNGFKGLFTSKSHKKGEVVMVLTGDILPYPTRTSIQIGESKHIEDKLGQYVNHDCQPSVEVKGNHLVALRDLNETEEVTFNYNVSETDMSSPFTCHCCGKLINGYAKASQSITV; encoded by the coding sequence ATGAATATTATCAATAATAACGGTTTCAAGGGGCTTTTTACGTCCAAGAGTCACAAAAAAGGAGAAGTAGTTATGGTTTTAACAGGCGACATACTACCTTACCCTACACGTACTTCTATTCAAATAGGTGAATCGAAGCACATAGAAGACAAACTAGGGCAATATGTCAACCACGATTGCCAACCCTCGGTAGAGGTAAAAGGCAACCATTTGGTGGCACTACGAGACCTTAACGAGACAGAAGAAGTCACCTTTAACTACAATGTGTCAGAAACTGACATGAGTAGTCCGTTTACCTGCCACTGTTGTGGTAAGTTGATCAACGGTTATGCAAAGGCGTCTCAAAGTATTACTGTATAA
- a CDS encoding 4'-phosphopantetheinyl transferase family protein: protein MKPYIHIHYAYVPQVKAHFSLEDLLQQLPKNLHEGIMRYVFDKDRYVHALGKYLLQQQLIFFGIPPERLSQLTKTTYGKPVLPGKPFYFNISHSHELVACGATLDGKLGLDVEHQRSITMNDFESYFTKPEWQKIKEDDTLHTFFEIWTKKESVMKADGRGMYLSLDTIDTLQNPVRLTDASKTCWFLQELHLGTAYKACLCTIEPAREVVLKKMI from the coding sequence ATGAAACCTTACATACACATACACTACGCTTATGTTCCACAGGTAAAAGCTCATTTTTCGCTCGAAGATTTATTACAACAGCTGCCAAAAAACTTGCATGAAGGTATTATGCGCTATGTGTTTGACAAAGACAGGTATGTGCATGCACTAGGAAAATATCTGCTTCAGCAACAATTGATTTTTTTCGGCATTCCTCCCGAAAGGCTCTCTCAGCTCACCAAGACTACTTATGGCAAACCTGTGCTCCCTGGCAAACCTTTTTATTTTAATATATCGCACTCGCATGAACTGGTCGCCTGCGGAGCCACGCTTGATGGTAAACTGGGGCTGGATGTAGAACACCAGAGATCAATTACAATGAATGATTTTGAAAGTTATTTTACGAAACCGGAATGGCAGAAAATAAAGGAAGATGATACGCTCCACACTTTTTTTGAAATATGGACCAAAAAAGAAAGTGTTATGAAAGCAGATGGTAGGGGAATGTATTTGTCACTAGACACTATAGACACGTTGCAAAACCCAGTAAGGCTGACTGATGCCTCAAAAACATGTTGGTTTTTGCAAGAGTTACACTTGGGTACAGCGTACAAAGCTTGTTTGTGTACTATTGAACCAGCCAGGGAGGTGGTTTTAAAAAAAATGATTTGA